GCAATTGGTATTCCCGAAGCTGTAGCCAAAACCATTCAAAGTGCTTTAGCTGCTGAGACAAAGCCAAAAGAATAATCAAGTAAAAGTGGAGATCACTCCCTACAAGTAAGCAAATTTTTAATGTTTTGCTTGTAGGGGTGATTTTTTTGTTGCCTAGAGATGCAGTAGCATTTTACTGTCACACACAAAAAGCGGCTATATTAGCTGGTTAATCTGAAAAAGTAACTTTTTTTTCAATAACTTCGTGAGAAAATGCACAATTAACTGGTAAAATTAAAATACATTAGTTATAATATTTTATATTTTGTGAATATTTTGAATAATATTGGAGGTTATTATGGGAATTGAGGGACAAACAGTGGTTTTATTTATAGCCAGCTTGGGGATTATCGTTTTAGTTATGGTTTTGTGGATTACACTGGGGCAAAGAAAACGCATTACGAAATTGCAACGTGAACAAGAAGAATTTGCCGATAAACAAGAAAAACAATTGGCACAACATTATCATTCGATGAATCAGCTGAGTATTGAAACGATTGATGACAGTCGCCGCTTACTGGCAGGGGAAAAAGAGGCGCGTGGTGAGTTATACGATCATTTTAAACTTGAGCTGCAAGAGCATACTGAATTAATGTTGCATGAAGTAAAGCGTGTTGAAGAATTAGTGAAAAATGAATTAAGCCAGCTAAGTGATTGGCAGATCCAAATTGCACAACAAGTTGCTAATCAGCAAACAGATCAAAACGAGTTTGTTGATTTTGTTGATGAAAAATTAACAGCTTTTGCCACACGGAGCCATGGTCTACCAGAGCAAATTGAACAAGTAATTGGCAAGATGAATCAATTGCGTCAATTACAGCAAGAATTGGCAGAATTTAATCAACCTTTAAAAGTTGAAAAATGGGATGCCCATAAAAAAGGAAATCACAAAAAACGGCAACAATTAGTTGAAGAAGCAATTTGATAGAGATAAAACAAAAATAAAAAAATTCGGGGTAAGAGTCGTGGGGAGACTTTTATGCCGAATTTTTTTAATTATTTAACTCAAAAGGACGGATAAATTTTCACAAGCATAATTCAGCTTAAAGACAAAAAAGTACTTACGTTAATTTAGCCGCAATTTTCATAAAAGCTTTTAAAACGGTGATTTTTTTAGCGTGTACTGCTTTTTTTGACATGTACCGTTTTTTTTTCGTTGTTAAATAAAGGAGGTAAAAAAATGTATCTAATCGTGAGTCCTAACCAATTGGGTTACTTTAAACCTACGACAATAGCGCGACGCTTAAAAGCTTTTCTAAAAGAAGAAGGCGATGTCAAAGTTTTTTTAGGGCATCTGCATTTTATTGAAGTTTGCCATAAATTATTTGTGAAGATTGCACCACTGGATGTTACCCTTTATCAAAAAGAAGTTGATGCTATTTATGAAAAAAAGACGTGGAATCATTATCTGGCTTATTACTTTTACAAATTACGTTTATTCTTTAAAAATGAAAAGTGGCTTTTTTTGTTGCACGCATACCGCAGTTATCAACGTCAATTTCTTCTTTTATACATTGCCTGTCAGCAAATACAAGAAGTCGCTAAGATAAGGGATGACAAGGCAGCACAAATTCTAGCTAGAAAGTTAGGCCTACTCAAGCTTCAGAAAAACACGAGTTAAGATTTAGGATAAAAATGAAAGAAAGGATACAATTTTTTTATAATTGACAGCGGTTCTTGACTAGCGTACTATATCACTAAGCGATATATCAATTTGTGATATAGAGGAGGAGCAGGAATGGATGAGGCCTTGTCAGATAGTGTTTACGCGATTTTGCTCGTATTGCTAAAACCCCAACATGGCTATGCCATTATGAAAGAAATCAGTGAAATAACTAATGGCTACATGGAAATTGGTCCAGCCAGCATGTATACGAATTTGAAAAAACTACAAAAAGCCGATTACATCACGTTACAAGAAAATTCTGATCGTAAGAAAGTTTATCAGATTACTACAAAAGGTCGAAAAGCTTTGGAACAAGATATTGAACGCCGGCGTCTTTTTTATGAAGCAGGGGCAGCGTTATTGGCAAAAAATCGGGAACTAAGCTAAATAAATTCAGCTTAAAGGTGCTATAGCGCCGATTTTTACAATCGGTTTGACAAGTTGGGAGGTAAAAAATGAAAATTGGGGACAAAAAGTATTTAGTAAGTCTTGGGGTAGCTTTTTATCCTGAAAAAGAGATGTTACGT
The DNA window shown above is from Enterococcus montenegrensis and carries:
- a CDS encoding PadR family transcriptional regulator encodes the protein MDEALSDSVYAILLVLLKPQHGYAIMKEISEITNGYMEIGPASMYTNLKKLQKADYITLQENSDRKKVYQITTKGRKALEQDIERRRLFYEAGAALLAKNRELS